The following coding sequences lie in one Populus nigra chromosome 15, ddPopNigr1.1, whole genome shotgun sequence genomic window:
- the LOC133674035 gene encoding exocyst complex component EXO70A1-like: MAKLGRSDVDGNDMIENLIAERKSLKLSLEKSKALGFSLEKAGPRLDEINQRLPSLEAEVRPIRADKEALIAAGGHINRAIGPAAAVLKVFDAVHGLEKLLSDPRNNLPGYLSVLKRLEEALRFLGGNCGLAIQWLDDILEYLEDNVMADEQHLLNLKKSLKGLRESKSDDERARLDGGLLNAALDKLEGELRRLLTEHSVPLPMSSSPDLGEQAVIAPSLLPVSVIHKLQAILGRLRTNNRLEKCMSIYVEVRSSNVRASLQALDLDYLVISIAEFNDVQSIEGYIAQWGKHLEFAVKHLFEAEYKLCNDVFERIGLDVWMGCFSKIAAQTGILAFLQFGKTVTESKKDPIKLLKLLDILATLNKLRLDFNRLFGGEACIEIQNLTRDLIKRVIDGAAEIFWELLVQVELQRQFPPPPDGYVPILVSIITDYCNKLLGDNYKPILNQVLLTHRSWKHEKFQERILVSEVLNIVKAIELNLETWTKAYEDSILSNLFAMNNHYHLYKHLKGTKVGDLLGDSWFREHEQYKDYYAAIFLRDSWGKLPGHLSREGLILFSGGRATARDLVKKRLKNFNEAFDEMYKRQSSWVVPDRDLRDKICQQIVQAVVPVYRSYMQSYGPLVELDGSSSKYAKYSVQTLVQMLSSLFLPKPGRYASFKGRQLSAKFNNGVADLRRTTSAVV; encoded by the coding sequence ATGGCTAAACTAGGGAGGAGTGATGTTGATGGTAATgatatgattgagaatttgataGCTGAAAGGAAGTCATTGAAGCTAAGTTTAGAGAAGTCGAAAGCTTTAGGGTTTTCTCTTGAGAAGGCTGGGCCGAGATTAGATGAGATTAACCAAAGATTGCCTTCTCTAGAGGCGGAAGTGCGCCCCATTCGCGCGGACAAGGAAGCACTTATTGCTGCTGGGGGTCATATTAACCGTGCCATTGGCCCTGCGGCCGCGGTTCTTAAGGTTTTTGATGCAGTTCATGGACTGGAGAAGTTGTTATCGGATCCAAGGAACAATCTTCCTGGGTATTTGTCAGTGTTAAAGCGACTTGAGGAGGCTTTGAGGTTTCTGGGGGGTAATTGTGGATTAGCAATCCAGTGGTTGGATGATATATTGGAGTATttggaggacaatgttatgGCAGATGAGCAGCATCttttgaatttgaagaagtcaTTGAAGGGTCTTAGGGAATCGAAAAGTGATGATGAACGAGCTCGTCTTGATGGCGGGCTTTTAAATGCTGCGTTGGATAAATTGGAAGGTGAGCTTCGGCGGCTTTTGACAGAACATAGTGTGCCATTGCCAATGTCATCATCTCCGGATCTTGGTGAACAGGCAGTCATTGCACCATCACTATTACCTGTGTCTGTTATACACAAGTTGCAAGCCATTCTTGGGAGGTTGAGAACTAATAATAGACTTGAAAAGTGCATGTCAATATATGTTGAAGTTCGTAGTTCGAATGTTAGAGCTAGTCTGCAGGCGCTGGATTTGGATTACCTTGTGATCTCAATAGCTGAATTCAATGATGTGCAGAGCATAGAAGGGTATATAGCTCAGTGGGGCAAGCATTTGGAGTTTGCAGTGAAGCACCTGTTTGAAGCGGAGTACAAGCTTTGTAACGATGTTTTTGAGAGGATTGGCTTGGATGTTTGGATGGGATGCTTTTCCAAAATAGCTGCCCAGACTGGCATTCTTGCGTTTCTTCAATTTGGGAAGACTGTTACAGAAAGTAAGAAAGATCCAATCAAGCTTCTGAAATTGTTGGATATACTTGCGACACTGAACAAATTAAGGCTGGATTTTAACAGGCTTTTTGGCGGAGAAGCCTGTATTGAAATCCAAAATCTCACACGGGATCTCATTAAGAGGGTGATTGATGGGGCAGCTGAGATTTTCTGGGAACTTCTTGTTCAGGTGGAGTTGCAGAGGCAGTTTCCACCTCCCCCAGATGGGTACGTCCCTATACTGGTGAGCATCATTACTGATTACTGTAATAAGCTGCTTGGGGATAATTATAAGCCTATCCTGAACCAGGTTCTGCTCACTCATCGAAGTTGGAAGCACGAGAAGTTTCAGGAGAGGATTCTTGTTAGTGAGGTTTTGAACATAGTTAAAGCCATTGAGCTCAATCTGGAGACATGGACAAAGGCTTATGAAGATTCTATCCTATCTAACCTTTTTGCCATGAACAATCACTATCATTTATACAAGCATTTGAAGGGAACAAAGGTTGGGGATCTCTTAGGGGATTCTTGGTTTAGAGAACATGAACAGTACAAAGACTATTATGCGGCAATATTCTTGCGAGATAGTTGGGGGAAGCTTCCAGGTCATTTAAGTCGTGAAGGCCTGATTCTGTTCTCAGGTGGGCGTGCCACTGCACGTGATCTTGTCAAGAAAAGGCTGAAAAATTTCAACGAAGCTTTCGATGAAATGTATAAGAGGCAGTCCAGCTGGGTTGTGCCAGATAGAGATCTCAGGGATAAGATATGCCAGCAGATTGTGCAGGCAGTTGTACCTGTTTATCGGAGCTATATGCAGAGCTATGGGCCCTTGGTTGAGCTAGATGGAAGTTCCAGTAAATATGCAAAATACTCGGTGCAGACTCTGGTGCAAATGCTGAGCTCACTATTTCTGCCAAAGCCAGGAAGATATGCAAGTTTCAAGGGCAGACAACTTAGTGCCAAATTCAACAATGGTGTTGCAGATCTTCGCCGTACAACCTCTGCGGTGGTGTGA